GGTGCGCGTTTTCGGAATTGAATTGCTGGACATCCGGTTTAAGCGGATAAATTACAATGAAAGCGTTCGCCCCAAAATCTATGATCGGATGATTAGCGAGCGCAGGCAAATTGCAGAACGCTTCCTGTCGGAAGGAAATGGTGAAGCTGCCAGGATCCGTGGGAACCGCGTACGCGATCTGAACAAAATTCAGTCGGAAGCCTATCGACAAGTTGAGGAAATCAGAGGCGTGGCCGATGCGAGGGCCACTGAAATTTATGCGCAGGCTTATAATCAAAGCCCCCAATCCGTGGAATTCTACGAATTCACACGGACCATGCGCGCCTATAGAGCAATGATGGCCGACAACACAATGATCATATTCTCGACCGACAGCGATCTCTTCAAATTCCTGAAGGGAGTACAACAAGACAACGCAGAAAATGATACCCGCCGTTAGTCCAAATTTTGCTAACAATCAAAATTCAACAGGAAGGTCTCGGGAGGGGGCTATATTCGCCCGAGCAATAATAGCACAAGCACGATGATCAGAACGATGCCGAGGCCGCCGGTCGGGTAATAGCCCCAACTTCTGCTATGGGGCCATGTCGGCAAGGCGCCGACAAGCAAGAGAACCAGTAAGAGGATTAGGATAAGTCCAAGGTTCATAACATTCTCCTAAGCATATCGAAAATGCCGTATGTCACTTCCGACTTTCTAACAGGGTAAGCAGACAGCCCCCGACGACAGCGATAATGCCGACGGTGAAATATCCAATCGTCTGATGGCTGTAGCGATCAATCCTCTCACCCGGTATTCTTTCCATTGGCGTAACCGCGGAATGGTAAGCAAGCCCCAGGAAAATCACCCCGGCCACCATCGCGACAAGGCCAATGACCTGCCTGATATCCATCTGTATCGAGGGCGAATTCTGTGCCGTGCGGGAGGTAACGGTCAGCCATGCCGCTAATGTTATGCATGCTCTGACTGCCGCCTTCAGATAGCCGTATGAGTTCGTTGCCATTGGGGTATTCCACCGTTTTTGGTCGTCCCCCTGTCCCAACAGGTTTCTATTTGACGAGCAGGTCGTTCCGTACCGATGAAACGCCAGCAACATTATTTGCTAGCGCACCGGCTTTGACTTTCATTTCAGCAGTATCGACGAAGCCGCTTAATTGGACGACGTCCTTGTATGTCTTGACGTTAATCTGCATCACCTTCAAGTCGGGGTCTTTCAGGATTGCAGTCTTGACCTTGGTGGTGATTGCAGTGTTGTCGACATATTCGCCGGTGCTTTCGCTTGTCTGAGTTTCCGCACAGGCGCCAAGCGCGAATACCGATATCAGGGAGAATGCTGCTGCTCTGAGAATGTTAGTCATCGCGATCGCCCATTTCCATCTATGTTTGAATACATGTCTAGTAGCAGCAATCGCAGCAGCCTGCGTTAACCTGGATTAGGGGAAAGTGATGAATGCGAACTGTGCAGCGACTTAAAAGGCCGATAAGCCAATATCCTGTTTCCACCCTGCCTGGCCGCGCGGCAATTGGGTGTCGTCTCGTCGGCTTTTGGTCGCTTCGGACTGGGCTTTGGCCCGTCTCTTGAAACCATTCAGCTGTTGTCTGGCGGCCTGCGTTGCATGAAGGTCAGCATGAACAGGATCGAGATCCCAATTACCGCTGAGACGATTGACCCGGCGAGTATCGCAAGTTTGGCGGCATTGAGTAACGATGGGGGGTAAGCGAGGCCGGCGATGAATAAGGACATTGTGAAGCCGATACCGGTCAAGAAGGCGCCAGCCACAAGAAACGGCCAGCTCAGTCCTTGGCTTCGCACTGCCAGCCTCAAATGCACGGCAAGCCATGTAAATCCCAATACGCCAACCGGTTTTCCAATAACCAATCCAGTAAAAATCGCAATTGAGACCACCTGCCCGAAATCCACAGTCGAAACCGCCACCCCGGTATTGGCCAAGGCAAACACCGGCATAACCACAAATCCGACCCATGGGTGCAGGGCTATTTCCAGGCGTTCAACCGGGGAAAGCGATTCGGTAACCGCCTTGCCTGCCCGCCGAAGATCGTGACGCTCCGCGGTGTCCCCGCTCCAGTGGTCGCCCTGCGGATTGGCGAGGGTGCGCCCTAGGATCGCCCGTAGACGTGAATCGCTCACCCAAACCAGTGTCGGCGTCATTAACCCAAGCAGGACACCGGCAATTGTTGCGTGAATGCCCGATGCATCAAGGCACAGCCAGACTATGCCGCCGAGCAGGACGTAAATGGAAATATTCCGGATTCCAAACCGGGCGCATCCTGCGACCACGGCAAGCCCAAAGATACTCGCCCCGACCGCTGCCCAATTCAGTGGGCCGCCATATCCGATGGCAACAACAAGGATTGCGCCGACATCGTCAAAAATGGCAAGCGACAACAGAAACAGTCGTAGGGCGGATGGAATGCGGGAGCCAAATATCGCAAGACAACCAATAACAAAGGCGGTGTCGGTTGCCATCACGGTGCCCCAGCCGTGCATACCCGGTTTGTCCCACATGACAAACAGATATAGCGAAGCCGGAATGAGCATGCCGCCCAAAGCCGCAGCCAGAGGAAGAGCCGCGACCCGAAAATTCCTCAATTCACCAAGAATAAGCTCTCGCTTGAGTTCCAGTGAGATCACGAAAAAAAAGAAGGTCATCAGCCCGTCATTGATCCAATGTCGCAAGGAACGGGTGAAATCCAGCTTTCCCATATGCAATCCTATGGGCATTTCCCAAAATTGCAGGAACGAACCGGACCAGGTGGAGTTGGCCAGCACCAATGCCAGGAGTGCAGAAAGAAACAATAATCCTCCTGCCGCGGCCTCAACTTTCAGAAACCGCAGGAACGGCCTTGTGACATAATCAACGATCTCACGAGGAAGATGAGTATCGTTTTGATCATTCATAATCGGCCTTCGTCCAGTTGGTCATGGTGACAGATGCCAGATGATAATATGTGAGTAGGTATTTGATGATACCAAGATACTGCCGATTGGCCCAGCTAACCGGATAACGGATTAAAACGGGCCGAGGAAGAAGATCGTTACCG
The Aestuariispira ectoiniformans genome window above contains:
- the nhaA gene encoding Na+/H+ antiporter NhaA, with product MNDQNDTHLPREIVDYVTRPFLRFLKVEAAAGGLLFLSALLALVLANSTWSGSFLQFWEMPIGLHMGKLDFTRSLRHWINDGLMTFFFFVISLELKRELILGELRNFRVAALPLAAALGGMLIPASLYLFVMWDKPGMHGWGTVMATDTAFVIGCLAIFGSRIPSALRLFLLSLAIFDDVGAILVVAIGYGGPLNWAAVGASIFGLAVVAGCARFGIRNISIYVLLGGIVWLCLDASGIHATIAGVLLGLMTPTLVWVSDSRLRAILGRTLANPQGDHWSGDTAERHDLRRAGKAVTESLSPVERLEIALHPWVGFVVMPVFALANTGVAVSTVDFGQVVSIAIFTGLVIGKPVGVLGFTWLAVHLRLAVRSQGLSWPFLVAGAFLTGIGFTMSLFIAGLAYPPSLLNAAKLAILAGSIVSAVIGISILFMLTFMQRRPPDNS
- a CDS encoding BON domain-containing protein; protein product: MTNILRAAAFSLISVFALGACAETQTSESTGEYVDNTAITTKVKTAILKDPDLKVMQINVKTYKDVVQLSGFVDTAEMKVKAGALANNVAGVSSVRNDLLVK
- a CDS encoding DUF3309 domain-containing protein, with translation MNLGLILILLLVLLLVGALPTWPHSRSWGYYPTGGLGIVLIIVLVLLLLGRI